Proteins co-encoded in one Spirosoma endbachense genomic window:
- a CDS encoding L-rhamnose mutarotase: MRYCLALDLKDDPALIAEYEGYHKKIRPEIEASIRESGITEMEIYRIGNRLFMIMETDETFSFEAKSAADAANPKVQEWEALMSTYQQTLPMAKPGEKWLLMDPLFKM, encoded by the coding sequence ATGCGTTACTGTCTTGCTCTCGACCTAAAAGACGACCCAGCTCTAATTGCTGAGTATGAGGGATATCATAAAAAAATCCGGCCCGAAATTGAAGCCAGCATCCGGGAGTCGGGTATAACGGAGATGGAGATTTACCGAATCGGTAATCGACTATTCATGATTATGGAAACTGACGAAACGTTTTCGTTTGAGGCCAAATCGGCTGCCGATGCCGCCAACCCGAAAGTGCAGGAATGGGAAGCGCTGATGTCGACCTACCAGCAGACCTTGCCGATGGCAAAACCGGGAGAAAAGTGGCTGCTGATGGATCCGCTATTTAAGATGTGA
- the fucP gene encoding L-fucose:H+ symporter permease has product MALPTPTTPPKIKSGDSGSYGLAFALVTSLFFLWGLANSLNGSLIKQFQIALDLNRFQAGIVDFAFYLGYFFMALPAGYVMRKFGYKRGILFGLLLYGGGAFLFYPAAEVRVYSFFLLALFTMACGIAFLETAANLYVTVLGDPAKSEWRLNFSQSFNGISIILGPIIGALFIFSKTEYTPEMLTAMAPAQAETIRIEEALSVQGPYLVIGSIIAFVTVLFAVTKMPEVGAEEEQAAGKTSIWGVLRHRHLALGVVAQFANVGAQATLWGYFVDLKLDFSRDGHWALAETYMNAINAITGSPTDLSATQIAGFHASFALVLFMLGRFVGTSLMTRVRPNVVLAIYAIGAVAMVVIAMLAGGLTAVIALSFTYFFQSIQFPTIFALATKGLGAESKIASSLVIMSIVGGALMPLVAGALFAKGAVYALLVPLICFAFIVYFALNGYRTNTSDLHNPNIAPEIAP; this is encoded by the coding sequence ATGGCTTTACCAACACCAACGACTCCGCCCAAAATTAAGTCGGGCGATAGCGGCAGTTACGGTCTTGCATTTGCACTCGTTACCAGTCTGTTTTTTCTGTGGGGTTTGGCTAATAGTCTCAACGGCTCACTCATTAAGCAGTTTCAGATTGCACTTGACCTGAACCGTTTTCAGGCTGGCATCGTCGATTTTGCATTCTATCTGGGCTACTTTTTCATGGCTTTGCCCGCCGGATATGTCATGCGGAAATTTGGCTATAAACGCGGAATTCTGTTTGGCTTACTGCTCTATGGCGGAGGAGCATTCCTGTTTTATCCGGCTGCCGAAGTCCGGGTCTATAGCTTTTTCCTGCTGGCATTATTCACGATGGCTTGCGGAATTGCTTTTTTAGAAACGGCTGCTAATCTGTACGTTACGGTGCTTGGTGATCCGGCTAAGTCGGAGTGGCGACTGAACTTTTCACAGTCATTCAACGGCATCAGTATCATTCTTGGGCCAATTATCGGGGCGTTGTTTATCTTCTCCAAAACGGAGTACACGCCCGAAATGCTCACCGCCATGGCTCCTGCCCAGGCAGAAACGATCCGAATCGAGGAAGCGCTCTCTGTTCAGGGTCCGTATCTGGTCATCGGATCGATCATTGCCTTTGTAACCGTCTTGTTTGCCGTAACAAAAATGCCCGAAGTGGGCGCTGAGGAAGAACAGGCTGCGGGCAAAACATCCATCTGGGGTGTATTGCGACATCGGCATCTGGCGTTGGGGGTTGTTGCACAGTTTGCTAATGTGGGCGCTCAGGCAACTCTGTGGGGCTATTTTGTTGATCTTAAGCTTGATTTCTCACGGGATGGACACTGGGCACTGGCGGAAACCTATATGAATGCTATTAATGCGATAACCGGCTCACCAACAGATCTGTCGGCGACGCAAATTGCAGGATTCCACGCTTCGTTCGCACTGGTCCTGTTTATGCTGGGGCGATTCGTTGGTACGTCGCTAATGACACGTGTCAGGCCGAATGTCGTTCTGGCCATTTATGCCATTGGTGCGGTAGCGATGGTCGTTATCGCTATGCTGGCTGGCGGACTCACGGCAGTGATTGCATTGAGTTTTACGTATTTCTTCCAGTCAATTCAGTTCCCGACCATCTTCGCGCTGGCTACTAAAGGATTGGGCGCCGAGTCGAAAATTGCATCGTCGCTGGTGATTATGAGCATTGTAGGCGGGGCTCTGATGCCCTTAGTAGCTGGCGCTTTGTTCGCTAAGGGTGCAGTTTATGCCTTGCTGGTGCCGCTAATTTGCTTCGCATTCATCGTTTATTTTGCGCTGAACGGCTATCGGACCAATACCAGTGATCTACATAATCCTAACATCGCACCCGAAATCGCTCCTTAA